In one Myotis daubentonii chromosome 1, mMyoDau2.1, whole genome shotgun sequence genomic region, the following are encoded:
- the CXCL13 gene encoding C-X-C motif chemokine 13 — protein sequence MRFIPGCLLLLLLVSSLSPAHGVLETLNTSSKCRCMKSVSSLKRRSMITQIAAYVPRDGCPHMEVIVRLKNRSILCLNPKSKWTQNLLVDLQRSHILTRERGSAY from the exons ATGAGGTTCATCCCCGGATGTCTGCTTCTCCTGCTGCTGGTCAGCAGCCTCTCTCCAGCCCACG GTGTTCTGGAGACCTTGAACACGTCCTCTAAGTGTAGATGCATGAAATCGGTTTCATCCCTAAAGAGGCGCAGCATGATTACCCAGATTGCAGCCTATGTGCCTAGGGATGGTTGCCCACACATGGAAGTCAT aGTCCGGTTGAAGAATCGGTCAATTCTATGCTTGAATCCTAAATCCAAGTGGACACAAAATCTGTTGGTAGATTTACAGAG ATCCCACATCCTGACAAGAGAAAGGGGGTCCGCATACTAG